The nucleotide window CATATTCCTGCAAGCCCAAGAAACTATAGTGCTGGAACCCCCCTTTGGGATGACTAAAGGTAGTTTGCTTTGTGGGAAGTAACTTATTTCCAGATTCATCTGTGCAAGTCTTGAGACCACATGAATTACAAAAGGATTCCAAATCTGATTCCTGTCATCAGATTGCAGAATATAACATAGCTTAGAATGTGTCTACAGATCAATTGACATGATAAAAACATCTCATTTAACAACATCGAACATATTACGGAGTGACTACACAATCTTACGAATCTCTTGCCTATAGATATAGCCTGCTTTAAGCAAGTTTGCCTAGATTTCTGGATACCAACCATTTGTTTCTTGGAGTAAGTATAAGAGCAACTTCAATTGAACgcttttaaagtttcaaatCTCACATATACAGGAAGAATACCATTTACAAATTTCACTTTGCATTGGAGATGATTGATTAAATAAGACCAGTCTCAGTATAGAGACAATTTCACCTTGGTGGAGAACCAATTATATTTTGCCACCTTATATAAAGTTTAAACTGAATTGAAACCAAACATTGAAGTgacaaatctttttaatttaaaatcactATTTTTAGCATATGGTCCCACAAATGCTAATGTGACATTTTGTGGATCCAACATGAAATTGAACTGAAACCGAACATAGGAGATGCTCTAATGACCAATTGACCTTTGCGGTACCTGCAAATTTACACACTTACATAGCAGAATTATTACTTCTTACCGACCGTTTATGTACATAAGAAAAACAAGGTGCAACTTATGGATAGGAGCAAATTAAGATTCATACCTCTATCATTAAGAGTTTTGAAAGGTTGAACAGAGGATATGGATGAAGCTTGTAGCCCCCAAAATTTATGCATGATATAGCTAGTGCACGAacctttaaaaaaatgtatcgAAACACTCAAATCTCGTATcactaaatataaaaacatatatTATGAAAAGAATTGATATCTTCACATATAACAAAATTCATGtaacaagaaaaaaatgtaagaaAATAGACATGAAAAAGAACTGTTTATTCAACATTAACATGCACTGGATAGGAAGAGACAAACAAGATGCAAGAATAGTCACCACCATGTCTCCTCTCCATGCCTTGTGcacttctatttattattattattatttgataacATAAACTCTAGTTGAAGGTTTAGAGAGGAAATAAATGGGACATATTAGCAGTAGATACAACATGGATTTCATTTAAGTAAAGGTAAGACGGAGTGCATCAATTCACTTGGGTTTGATCAGGTTTGGTAAGCTTTTGGAATAGTTCATGAAGTCATACAAAAAATCAAGAGGGCTATTAGTCTATTACAATGACAAAGTATGTTTTAAGACAATaaaacatagaaaaacatgCACAAGGAAAGTAAGCAACCATCAGTCAAATATGTGACAGAATATAAAAGAATGCAGTTATTAGTTAAAGCGATTACTTCATTGATATAAGGCTCCATAACGCAGTACTGAAGGTATGATGCCTGAGATGCTGTGGTCCGAAAAAATTCCTTATAATTACCAAGGCGGAAAGACCTGTCAAGAAGAAAGAGAACATTCGTAATGGGCATGTGTTCCCTCATCATTAAATACATGATATGGCCTCGAgaaaaaccaacaaaaacatccattttcctttttctgttttttggatAGCAAAAGAACATTCATTTACTTATTAAAGTATCACAAGAAAGTCAATTATTAGGATAAATATTACCTTAAGATTCTCCTGGCAAATTGCATTTCTTTTGACTTCAGTACTAGGGCTGGTACACAGCAAAACCACAAAGAAAGTGGTTCAACCTGTGGATCAAAAACAGCAACAATAACTTAGGACCCTACAAGGATGAAAGTAAGAATGGACAGtaggaaaaaaaaatctatcacACCAATGATGTAAAGATTAACCGTTGGTTTGCTAGAAGAGTCAAGATGAAGAAGCACATGTAATGAACAGAACTCAGCTTCATTCTCATGCACATAAGTTGAATTTCGATTTGCTTCATACAGATTGAACAAGGATGCCAATGTCTTTGTGAGCTGTTCCAAGTTGAGATGATGCATTGATGCAATGTTTGGATCACTCATAGAATGCCAAAGCTTGTGGTGTGATATAACATGAAATTTCACCTGCATGATTAAACATGTTGTTCAGCTCATTatttgaattttacaaaatgaaacCTGGCAGCAAGAAATATAATCACTTCAGAAGAAGATAAATGCATCTCATTTAATAAAGGGAATGACATCATAATCCATCTTGTTCATGTAAATAGCGTGAATCTCTTTAGATTGACACAGCATGAAAAGGGGGAAACAACTcgtgcaaaattaaaaaatgccATAACAAATATTGTACACAAACACTGAAACACTAGTAAAAATCAACGTATAGATAGATAAAGAAATGTCTCTGAGCAAAATTCACACATAACTAAATCATTGAATAGTTAAACTTTTCCTTCCCCAGATTGTTATAGGTCTTAGTCGGCATGGTTTTGTGCTTTATAGTATGTAAATCCTCTGTACTATCCTGAACTGATTTCTCAAAACAAGTCTACTTTATTTTCTATCAAGTCATGACATGAACCCATACTGCAAATAGTCTTCCTTTCTCTGATTTTCAGTATCCAAGTTTAGGGTTTAATTTTGACATTCAGAATTAAACATATGTATTGAAAATCAAGTTCCTTAGCCATTCAGTGAAtgtgttaaaagttaaaatgcaATTTCAGAATCTGATAAACATGGACCTTCCAAGTTTAACAAAACCTGAAGTTGCAAAATCACCTATGATGTGTAACCTAAGTGACATAAAGTAGTGTCATTTGTGAAAAGCTAACCTCAATAAATGATGAAATATACAAAGTACACAAATCATAGAAATCCAAAGGAGAAAACTATACCATTTGCTCATACATATAAATTGCTTTCTTGTTAACGATATTTTGCATGGTAAGATCTTGCCGTATGGACCTTGTCCTATCAGAGATAAAGTCGTGAACCACTTCAAAAGGATGCTCTTTAGATTCCAGCAAGCTCATAAGATAATTTAAAGTATCTTCCAATACATTTAGAGGCCGCATATCAAATGGTTGGATATATTTGGTTGATATAGTTCTGCAAAACtgaagcaaaataaaataagaaaagatgcAAAACCAAGAGATATTGAATATCAGACAAGACAAGCCTTTTAAAAGAcacttataaattataatgacATATACAGAGAATATGACTTTAAAGAACTATAAAAGGAAATAAGAGGAAAAATATAATCCCTGTGTATTCTAAAAATTACAATCATACAAACAACACTCAGTGTGTAATGAAAAGCCAATTGCATAAGCTATCTCCTAAATACTTTAGTCACTATCAGATTTCAAACAAGATTGGCAATGTTGTTTATCAGTTGAGACTCCCAGCAGACTCCCAAATTGACAACTTTTTCATGTTCCAGTCAAAGATTTGCTTCAATCCATCTATGGTTCCTGTGATTCCAGCCCCTTTACAGTATCACAAGTATGTGCAGATTTTTAGTGATGGGAATTGATCAAAGGAAAGGATTAAAGTAATTAGGTAAGGTCAAGAACCGAAACCTTATTTAGCATTCCATTTCTGTTATTTTGGTCAGACTTTGTACACTTAAAATCAATCAGTATAGAAGAAAatatttcttcatcttctttggGTGCCGTACCTATTGTTTCACAGTTCCCACAGTTCTGGGAACTCTATTTAACACCCATATATTACTCTTAACAGACACACAGTCAGACACATAATCTTGACTCTTGAATTGGTGCTTGGcatcatcaattttttttagcttAACCCTTAAAAAAAGAGCCAataagaaaatgagaaaaaaaaaaaaagcaaattgAGCTTGATACAGAAGAGTACATCCTTCTAAAAGTACATACAAgtgtaaatttaataatttaaaaccagATACCATGAGAGAAACTTCATTACCTTTTTCACGGCAAGGGATGGAGATGATTTTGCAGGATTTCCATGTAGCCTCTCAAAGACTGCCAAATCACGGAGGTTTTCACGCTGGATCCTCTCTCGTTCTGCAAATGGAGATAAAACCTGTTAAAAAATTCaactacatatatattttttcttttctatttttctttttttaatttacctGGGCACATGTACGGACAGGTTCCGACTAAAGGGTTAAAATCGGAAAAGGATTGAGGATCAGCATCAGCAGCGTCTTCCTGCGCGTTATTGAAGGGAACCCTAGCAGCGTTGGAATGAGAGCGAGCAGAAGATGAAAATTTGGATTGATGACGTGTCACATTGGAAGGCTTTTTCTGCGTGTAGGAggtagaagaggaagaagaagaaagattgTGGTGTTGGTTCCTTGATCGACGAGCTTCCATGATGGTTGGAATCTTGTTTCTTATTTGTTATTCAGTACTTGACAGGTTTCAAGAGTCTTTGCTTTACAACTGAAGCAGTAAATAATCCATGAGATTCGAATaacacaataattaattaaacatcAACACAACACTACTAGACAGTGAAAAATGAGCAGAGACGGCACTAACAGGCTACAAAGTGGAATCAGTAGAGctaagaagaaaaaatgaaacGGAAAGTAAGAAGAActaatggaatatttgtataatgtgtacaatgaaaatttataaaatccaaaatgaaaaagtaatacTTCATGCATGTCATTTCATAAAATATCATCTAATTATGATGAGGTTTGTAAAAGAAGATATAAGATATAAACACttctttcactttttttttctctcttattttttgttttagttatttatttctttctttttttatttatttattatatattcttgAAGTTCTCACATCtcttttaaaaggaaaaaaaaataaagacgcatccttccttatttattttatggaGAACAAGACGTTTTTTTAtctgaaaaaaaatactttgacttttaatctttttaatttagagtttttttgttaaaaaatctattaaatagtaacaaaaattaattttatcaagagttttatttgtaatttatggagattttgagctttcataaactattaataaatttatttttgagtaaACTATTGTTTTTGTCTCCAACATTTGGAGTAAGTCGCAAAGTTGTCTCTAGCATTTCAATTCTTAACGTTTCAAagttgactcaatgttgtcctgccgttagggatccgttaacagaattgacagcggaacaaaattgagacgattttgaaatgttaaggacttaaataagacgaatatgttggggacaaaaatgatacataaaaataaattttaattttatctttcaataatatcaattttttattgtacataatattcaattatttttttagtcacATCTAACTAAATTActcttaatcacattactttcattctaaataaatttattttttttataattttacactttcattctaaataaatattgtaatgtgattagaatgaaagtgtaaaattataaaaaatttataaataatgtgattaagtaatgaaagttaaattacattatttaaaataaaagtataaaatttatttatttataaaaaattacattactttaagtgtaaaataataaaaaaaataatttatttaaaataaaagtgtaaaattataaaaaaatataagtaatgtgattaagtaatgaaagtaaaattacattatttagaataaaagtgtaaaagttatttatttataaaaaattatattactttaagcgtaaaattataaaaaaaagtataaataatgtgattaagtaatgaaagtaaaattacattatttaaaatgaaagtgtaaaatttatttatttataaaaaaattacattactttaaaagtaaaattataaaaaaattaatttatttagaatgaaagtaatgtgattaattgtaatttacttagatatgattaaaaaataattgaatactatgtacagtaaaaaattgatattattaaaggataaaattaaaatttatttctatgtattgtttttgtccccaacgttttcgtcatatttaagtctttaatgttttaaaatcgtctcaattttgtcccgccgtcaattctgttaacggatctcTAACAGCAGAACAacattgagttaattttaagacaTTGGAGACTTAAATAAGATGATTGAAATGTTAAACATAGCTTTGAAACTTATCCTTATGGACAAAAACGATATTTTACTcgttatttttaaaaacttccTTCACTAATGGTAGTTAAGTGGAGAAAGattattactaaaaattaaagacaaaaaaaagtaattgcagtacaaaaaataatgataataaattaggatttataaataaaactttcacaaaatttatttttattactatttaacagattttttaacaaaaagagTCTGTAAAATGAAAAGGTTGAAAGGCAAAAGGACTTAATTTTTTAGACAAGAGCCGAAACCAATGGGTTTGGCTggttcaaaatctcaatttgcCTAACCTTTTGTGGGTGTGGCCAATCAGCCTGACAATTTCATCTTGTATTGACATCATCAATGGCACTTGCTGCATTGATGATTTTTCCGTCACCGCACTCTCCACTGACATTCTTGTTCATTGTGGCTTGAGCTGCCTTATCCTCATCAATTCCACCACAATCCCTTGTCTCTGCATTTTCGTTGACATTACAATCATGAGAAGTTATTTTTGAAATCGCTAAAAAATACACGAGAAAGTGAGTTGAATCTTGCTTAAATATATCTTTTGGAAACATGAGGTTAAGAAAGATTATTAGGTCTTAGAAATTGTGAAcagcaaaaaatattaattttttaggtATACAGAATACTCAGAACAGTTCCAAACGTAGTGTTTTATGTATATGTGCAATTTAAACAAGATAAACTAAGAGGTATAGAGTTGAGAAGAAGTACATGTGTATACTAAGTTGGCATAAGATAAacaaagtttataaaaaaatgtaaaaagatGAAGTACTTAAGATGATtacttaaaagtaaaaaaagagcAGCAAATTACATTATATTCAaaacttcttcattcttcatatATTCTTAGTTTGATCCCTCAAATTGTGTAAGAAGTACAAGTTCTTTTTGTTTGGTGCATTATTTTTAACACATATAGTAACCTTTTTTTTAGTAAACAAAGAGGTATCGTAACATTTTTTATACTTGCATTATTAGTAGAGTGAAAAAAAACTTCTTTTCATACCGTCTAACTTTTTTAAACACTTGAGTAAATgttagatataaaaaaatagattttaaattatatttgtatttttcaattatcaaaatttaatttgaaatatggattcaattaaattatatttgtattggttaattattaaaatttaatttgagatATGGATTCAATTATATTAAgagaatttttatctttttatttataaatttttatatttttcttaaaaattttgtatttatgagaaaaaagatgaaataaaatgatgctatttttctaatttcaatccacaaaattatgtttttcttaaaaaaattattttttatttaaatgtttgttacaaaaacttttgttcctaaaattaaaagagagaatgGAAGCtgagaagatgaaaaaaaaaaaaggaaggaggaaaaaaaagcataaaaaaaaaacaatgagaagacaaaatatataaaaaataaaaaatgcaaaagAAAGTTACATATGAAGAAACATAACGCGTACGTATatagtatgttttattttttttacagatACAGTTACacttaaatactaaaaatacttgatcattaaatatttgtctattttttttatggacGCCCTGTAATGCAAGACTTTGacaatgaaaaagataaaacaaatgaaaaaggcCAGCTAAGTTTGCTAAACACATCCTTTGAAATTAAGGGGAGCGAATTTTTGTTAGTGAGGAGAAAATTGGATAGtatgaattatttaatttaatttttattatttttatttttaattttatttataaaattaataataaaaaatcacattttattttttaaaatattaaaaaaaattaaaaggatctATTTCTGAAATTAGACAAACATCCTATCCAATAGTCGACAGACGTATATCATTACTTGAGccgtgtttttttttataacataaGAAAACCATTTATACATGGATACAAAGAAGATAAATATCTTctgttattaaattataatctgATAGAGTACAATATTCAATTATTAGAAATCTTAAAAGgtagaatcaaagacaaaattgagtctcttttatttctatatctACACTACACATTCGTGCTGCAAAACATTAAAAgatatcttctttttttctatatagGTCTAGATAATttctagatctaaaaatttttctataaaCAGCAACATCTTCTCAGGATATTTTCCTCTTAGATCTGAATAGATCTgtaagaaaaatcaagaaacaCCACcacaaaaaaaggaaaaaaaataccaCAAATGAGTTATTAAAACAGGAACATAGTAGATAGAACTGAGCTCAGGTCCGAAACACGGTCCACAGTGAGAATCGTAGAAAGTAGATCTACATCTGAATCAGAAAATAGGAAAATCAGAGACAATAATCGGAGAAAGAGAGCAAGGATGAGAGGAGGAAGACGGGTGAGAGGAAGAAAGGGTGGTGGGAAGGTATGGACGGTGGGGAAGAGAATaggaagagaagaaaggaaGGAGGTTTAAGGGGAGGGAGCAGAGGAGGGACACCGCAGCCCGGATTGAGGCGGCGGTGGCGGCCCTCAAGGAGGCTTTATGCTTGGTTTCCTTCTCGGGAGAGAGAAGGCTTAGCTACCTAATACCCTTACTATACATTTAGTGCTCTCAAGATTGCTGTGTTTAGTTACTGTAACATAATAAAGAcagagagaataatacacaAAAGTATATGACATAAGAACGATTAATTTTACATACTGTACACAATTGATAACTTTATTAAaatgtcaattttattttttacctcACTATTTTAGCACCACCACCGCCATTTCTACCTTTCTCACTTTTCTCTGAGTTATCAAAAACTACCACCAtcttcaaatcaaattaaattcaatatgcataaaatgaacaaaaaattatcaatcTCATCTCAAATGAAACAAATAcagattcaaattttttaataaaactaaaaaatttcaaacagATGTAAAGTAAATCACAAAGCAGAGGAAGGCAACGAAGACCACATTAGAGCACAAGGATGAGACATGAGACTACATGTTGAGGGAAGGACGAGACATCAAAGAGGCACAAAGGGGAGGAGAGGCAAATGCATTGTGGAAAGAAGACGAAGCAAATGCATGCAGTACAGATCTACCTCTAGTGGCATCGAGTCCTCTTCTTTGTCACTATAGATCTGTGGTGGTTCCTTGCACCGGACCAATGGTTGTTCCCCAATAACAGAGGCACATTAGGGACGGCGAGACAGAGGAGATTCTCCCTTCGAGAAGACAAACTAGAGAGGTGTTGGAGGGTGGTGCCATCGATGCCCGAAGCCGGTGGTGGTAAAAGGCAAAGAAAGCTACCTGCAAGAGaggagagaatgaagaaagGCTGGCGGAGAAATTAGGTGAAAGATGAAAAGAACATGGTTGGAATTCTTGAAATATTAAGGgataaaattgtaaaataaaattaatctcATGTTAAAAATTTGTGTCTCAACAAATAGATGATTGTGTATAACCATGCCTTTCATAATTTTGTATCTCGGCAAACAAGCACAAGACATGTATCACCCTGTCCATATCTTGAAGAACATGTATAGGAACACACACAGCCTTAGCGTGCAtagaga belongs to Arachis duranensis cultivar V14167 chromosome 8, aradu.V14167.gnm2.J7QH, whole genome shotgun sequence and includes:
- the LOC107462838 gene encoding SAC3 family protein C, with product MEARRSRNQHHNLSSSSSSTSYTQKKPSNVTRHQSKFSSSARSHSNAARVPFNNAQEDAADADPQSFSDFNPLVGTCPYMCPERERIQRENLRDLAVFERLHGNPAKSSPSLAVKKFCRTISTKYIQPFDMRPLNVLEDTLNYLMSLLESKEHPFEVVHDFISDRTRSIRQDLTMQNIVNKKAIYMYEQMVKFHVISHHKLWHSMSDPNIASMHHLNLEQLTKTLASLFNLYEANRNSTYVHENEAEFCSLHVLLHLDSSSKPTVEPLSLWFCCVPALVLKSKEMQFARRILRSFRLGNYKEFFRTTASQASYLQYCVMEPYINEVRALAISCINFGGYKLHPYPLFNLSKLLMIEESDLESFCNSCGLKTCTDESGNKLLPTKQTTFSHPKGGFQHYSFLGLQEYESKF